One Desulfurellaceae bacterium genomic region harbors:
- a CDS encoding methyltransferase domain-containing protein: MATDTAGVNPDTLKAAGQQIFGHLKGALISAMIHLGDALGLYRALWGAGPMTSQQLADQTGLHERWVREWLHGQAAAGLVEYQGDGKFELSAEMGVLLADEGHPKFAAGIFSDLPQRMQLLERLPESFRTGLGLPYDARGAQGARGIERVFGPWFRTALVPTVLPALDGVTDKLRAGARAADVGCGAGVAVLEMAKAYPRSEFHGYDISQHALARAEDNKRAAGLHNVTFHNAKTDGLPDNASLDFITTFDCIHDMTDPAGTIRAIRAALRPDGTWFIADINSAPTFEENLKNPLTGMFYAFSVMGCMSSAMSEPGGAGLGTLGFNEQVARKMAAEAGFGRFARHDFENPFNAYYEVRP; encoded by the coding sequence ATGGCGACCGACACCGCTGGGGTTAATCCGGACACACTGAAAGCCGCCGGACAACAGATTTTCGGGCATCTGAAGGGGGCGCTGATATCGGCCATGATCCATCTGGGCGACGCCCTCGGCCTGTACCGGGCGCTGTGGGGCGCCGGACCGATGACCAGCCAGCAGCTGGCCGACCAGACCGGTTTGCACGAACGCTGGGTGCGCGAGTGGCTGCACGGCCAGGCTGCTGCCGGCCTGGTTGAATATCAGGGCGACGGAAAGTTTGAGCTATCGGCCGAGATGGGGGTGTTGCTGGCCGACGAGGGGCATCCCAAGTTTGCGGCCGGCATTTTCAGCGACCTGCCACAGCGGATGCAGCTGCTGGAACGGTTGCCCGAGTCCTTTCGGACCGGCCTGGGACTGCCCTACGACGCCCGGGGTGCCCAGGGCGCGCGTGGCATTGAGCGGGTGTTCGGGCCCTGGTTTCGGACCGCGCTGGTGCCGACCGTGTTGCCCGCCCTTGACGGCGTGACCGATAAGCTCAGGGCTGGCGCTCGGGCTGCGGATGTGGGCTGTGGTGCGGGCGTGGCCGTCCTCGAAATGGCCAAAGCCTATCCGCGCTCCGAGTTCCACGGCTATGATATCTCGCAGCACGCCCTGGCCAGGGCCGAGGACAACAAACGGGCCGCCGGGCTGCACAATGTGACGTTTCACAACGCCAAGACCGACGGCCTGCCGGATAACGCCAGCCTGGATTTCATCACCACCTTCGACTGTATCCACGACATGACCGACCCGGCCGGCACGATTCGCGCCATTCGCGCGGCCCTCAGGCCCGACGGGACGTGGTTTATTGCCGATATCAACTCCGCCCCGACCTTTGAAGAAAATCTGAAGAATCCGCTGACCGGCATGTTCTACGCCTTTTCGGTCATGGGCTGTATGTCGTCGGCCATGTCGGAGCCCGGCGGTGCCGGCCTGGGCACGCTGGGTTTCAACGAACAGGTGGCGCGCAAGATGGCCGCCGAAGCCGGTTTTGGCCGGTTTGCGCGTCACGACTTCGAGAATCCGTTCAACGCCTATTACGAGGTGCGCCCGTAG